The nucleotide window GCCCCTGTTAAGTTTATTTCCTGTGAAAACTTACCGGATGTTATTTTTCCATTCCATTCATAGAGCTTTTGCCCGGGGGTGTTGGTTATATGGATGTTCACCTGTTTATTCGTCATGCCTTATACTTCTAAAGTGAATTTGCCGGGGGTGGGGTTGGGAAAAATATTTATGTTATTG belongs to Cytophagales bacterium and includes:
- a CDS encoding T9SS type A sorting domain-containing protein — its product is MTNKQVNIHITNTPGQKLYEWNGKITSGKFSQEINLTGAPQGVFFVEMMIDNITQVRKVIKMNK